CGACCGCTTTGATGACGCCGGTTTCCGGTTTCACGTACGATGGGAAGACATCGATTAAGTCTTCGAACTTCGCTCGGTGCGTGATCCAAGGTCCGGTGTCGATCTTACCGGCCTCGATCAACTGGATAATGTTCGAGAAGTCGGGCGAGAGTGCGTTGCGGCTGCAAAGCAGAGTCCCTTCCGGTCGATGAAAAAGCGGATGCCGGAACTTCACCTCTTCGGTGGTGATGCCGACGAAGACGAGCCGGCCGCCGTGGCAAATGAGCGTGAACGCATTCGACATCGAGGCTACGCTGCCCGAGGCGTCGATGACGACGTCGGGCAGATGGCCGTCGGTCAGTTCGCGCAGTTCTTTCTCCAGGTTTTCGCTCGGCTTCAGCGTGTGTTCGATCCCCATCGTGCGTCGGCAGAATTCGAGTCGGCCGTCGTTCACGTCGAGCACGATCGTCTTCGCGCCGGTGAGCTTCACGAACTCGAGCGTCGCTAAGCCGATCGGCCCGGCACCGATGATGAGGCACGATTCGTCGGCCTTCAGCGCCGACCGTTCGACGGCGTGGTAGCCGATCGCCAACGTCTCGACGAGCGCGAGTTGCTCGAAGGCCAGCTTCTTCGAGATGTGCAACTTGCGGGCAGGGACGAGAAAATAAGGCCGCAATCCGCCGTCGCAATGGACCCCGAGCGTTTGATGCTTCTCGCAGCAGTTGTTGCGACCGCGCAAGCAGGCGTAGCATTTGCGGCAATTGATATACGGCTCGACCGCGCACCGATCGCCGGGCCTCACGTTCGTCACGTCGCTGCCGACCTCGACGACTTCCACGCCGAGCTCATGGCCGGGAATGCGCGGATAGCTGAAGAACGGCATCTTACCGAGATAGCCGCTCAGATCGGTTCCGCAAATGCCGACGTTGTGTACCCGCACGAGCGCTTCGTCGGCGGCGGGCTTCGCAGGCTCGGCGATCTCGATGCGCTGCCAATGTTTCGGTTCGGCGAGTTGGAGAGCTTTCATGGGCGTGCGTAGAAAAGGGAGAAGTCGGAAACTAGAAACCAGAAAAGGAACGTAGTCGCTATCGAGACCGTGGCCACGCTTGCGATTTCGCGGGCCAGCCGCTGCGGAGCGCAAAGCCGCTAGAGCGGATCGTTATTCTCCGGCCGGCCTTCGATGTAAAACCAGTTGTGAATCGGCTGGAGGATCTCCAACGTATCGGCCAGGAGCTTTCGGTCGATCGGCTGTTCCGACCACTGGACCCATTTGCGCACGTTCGCCGGATTCGCCGAGCCGACGACGCAGGTCGTCAGGTCTTCGTTGTCGATCGAATACTGGAGCGCCAGCTGTGCGATGTCGATGCCGTGCTTCGCGCAATGGTCCGAGGCCCGTTTTGCGCAGTCGCGCACCTCGGGCGTGGCCTTGTGCCATTTCGGGAGCGGCTGGTTCGTGAGCAGGCGGGCGGAGAACGGGGCGGCGTTCATGATGCCGACGTGCTTCGATTTCAAGTACGGCACCAAGTCCGCGAGCATCGTGTTTTGCAGCGTGTAATGGTTGTACGATAAAATGACATCGAGCTCGGCATGATCGAGCACATAGCGAAACATCTTCATCGGATAGCCGCTGACGCCGATGAACCGCACTTTCCCTTGATCGCGAATCTTGCGGAGCGCGGGAAGCGTCTCTTCGACGATCTGGCTCATTTCAACGAACTCGAGGTCGTGGCAGAGCATGATATCGAAATGGTCGACTCCCAAGCGATGCAAACTGACGTCGACGCTTTCGACGACCCGCTTGGCGGAGAAATCGAAATGCGCGGCATCGTAGCGCCCGAGCTTGGTGCCGAGATAATAGCTCGAGCGCGGGACGTCGCGCAGGGTGAGCCCGAGCAAGACCTCGCTCATGCCGCGACCGTAGAAGGGCGAGGTGTCGATGAAGTTCATGCCGAGATCGAGCGCCGTATGCACGCTTTGCATCGCTTCGTTGATGTCGACGCCGCGAAACTCGGCGCCGAGCGACGAGGCCCCGAAGCTGAGCCAAGAGAGATCGAGCCCTGTACGACCGAGCGGACGAAACTTCATACGGCTTCGGCTCCGAATACGAAGGAGAGAGGGTGCGGCAGGCCGGTGAGGCGCGTGATCCGCAGAGGGTGAATCTACCGCGCCGGCCACGTCCGTCTACGGCAAAAGAGCCGCACCTTCGCGACGCCGGCGAGCGGGGCCGGGATTGCTATAATGCATCGCCGGATGCTTGCGCGAGAGGTGCATACGCCGCGATCCGGTGTGTCTGCGAAATCGCAAGCGAAGAGCGGTCTCGATAGCGACTCGGTTCCTTTTCTGGTTTCTAGTTTCTGACTTCTGCCTTTCTTAGCGCCTCATGCACCAGCGTACGCTTACCAAGCTCATCATCCTCGGCGTTCTCGGTTGGGGGGCGTTTCATGCCGTCGGGGCATACCGATTGAATCACAATCCGTCTCGCGCCGCGGTCGTGTTTGCCTGTACATTGCTGTTTCTCGGGTGTTGGCTGGCCGTGTTACGCGTGAGTAGCAGGCGCGTGGCTCGACGCAAGCTGGATGAAGCGCAGGATTAAGAATCACGAGTCTCGGGAGTTTTCGACATGCGTCTCGTTCCGCTGGTGATGTTGCTGTCGTCGATGTCGGTCTTTGCCGCGCGCGGGGCTGCGCCGGTCGAAAGGGATACGCCGCCGAAGATCGAGCGCACGGAGAAGAAGCCCGAAGGGTGGCGGCTATTGATCGATCAGCGCTTGCTCTCGGGAGAACATGCCGAGCTCGGTCGCCGCGCCGAGCGATTGCTGGCCGCGAATCTCTATGAGTTGAGCGAGATCATGCCTGCCGACGCGCTTGCCAAGCTGCGCGCGGTGACGATCGTCGTCGATCTCGATCATGGCCGGCTCACCAATATGCAGTACCATCCCGGCGCCGGTTGGCTCAGCGATCATGGATACGATCCGAAGTTGGTGAAGATGGTTCACATTCCGGCCGCCGGTCGGTTCGTCGACCTGCATCATCGGCGCGTGCAACCTTGGTGCGTGTTGCATGAGCTGGCCCATGCGTACCACGACCAGGTTCTCGGTTTCGACCACGCCGAGGTGCGCGCGGCCTACGATTCCGCCAAGCAGGCCGGCATCTACGACAAGGTGCTCCACATCCAAGGGAACACGACGAAGCACTACGCCCTCACGACTCCGATGGAATACTTCGCCGAGTTGTCGGAAGCGTACATCGGCACGAACGATTTTTATCCCTTCGTCCGTAGCGAGCTCAAGCTGCACGACCCGCGCGCTTATGCGCTGTTGGAAAAGCTTTGGGGTAAACTGCCGTAAGCTAATCAATCGCGCGCGTCTCCTTTTCCGTTTCTCGCAAACTCGTTTCCTATGCCACTCTCTGCGCTCACGACTCCGACCACCGATCCCACGCCGATCTTCGAGCACTTCCGCGGCTCTTACGGCAGTGAGTTGCTGACGGCCGCCGTGGCGCATTTCAACCTCTTCGAGCATGCCGCGGCGCAGCCGAGCAGGCCCGCGGAACTGGCCGCGAAGCTCGGTCTGGCGGCTCGTCCGGCCGTCGTGCTGTTCACGGCATTGCGTGCGATGAACTTGCTCGAGCTCGACGGCGCTGGACGAATCTTGCCGACGGTCGTTGCGCGCGAACATCTCATGGCCGGTGGTTCGTTTTACGTCGGCGACTATCTCGGCCTCGCCGCGGAAGCGCCGGGCGTCGTCGGGATGGTCGAACGACTCCGCACGAACCGACCCTACGGCGTTGCGCCGCCATGCGAACCGGCTCTGCCGACGGCGAGCGCCGGCGACGGTGCCGCGTTTATTTATCGCGAGGGAATGCCGTCGGCAATGGAGCAAGAAGCGTCGGCTCGGCATCTGACGCTTGCGCTCGCCGGTCGGGCAAAGAACGTCGCTCCGGCCGTCGCCGCGCAGTTGAACTTAGACGGCGCGAAGATCCTCTTAGATCTCGGCGGCGGCACCGGAATCTATTCGATCGCCTTGGTGCAGAAGAATCCCGAGTTGAAAGCGATCGTGTTCGACAGGCCCGAGGTGCTGAAGGTGGCTGCCGAGATGACCGCGGCGTATGGGGTGAACGAGCGGGTCGAGCTTGTGCCCGGCGATATGTTCGCCGATCCGTTGCCGACCGGCTGCGACGTGGTGTTGCTGTCGAACATCTTGCACGATTGGGACTTGCCGGAATGCACGACGTTGCTGGCTCGCGCCGCCGATGCGCTGCCGCCTGCTGAACAGGGAGCCGGACAGGGGGCCGGCGGGCGAATCGTGATTCACGACGTGTTCCTCAACGATGCCCTCGACGGCCCGTTGCCGATCGCCCTGTATTCGGCGGCCCTCTTCACGCTCACGGAAGGACGGGCCTACAGTGCGAACGAATACCGTGCGATGCTCCGGTCGATCGGCTTCACGGCCGGCGAGGTCGAGCCGACGGCGATCCACTGCGGTCTGCTGACCGGCACGCGGTAGAGCGAGTCTGCGAAACATAAATTCATTACAAATCGTTTTGTTTCGCGAGCGCGATGAGCTAAATTTACTTGCCGCTTCCGGCGAAAGTCGAACCTCCGGTTAAGAATCGAGCCGAGCATGTGTGCCGAAGAATACGAAGACGATTATCGTTCCGAGCTTGAAGACGACGCCGCGGACGACGGCTCGCAGGAAGCCGAGCACGAAGAAGTCGCACCCGAGCATGTGATCGAGCCGGAGCTGCAGCAGCCTACGCCGCGCACCGTGAAGCAGCGGATGGGCGTGCATGTGGTGCGCTGGATCCTTCTGCTGGTGTTGATCTTGGTGCCCGGCGGCCTGACGCTGCTCGGGAGAAACAGCCAAGCCAATTGGACGGCGCTGCGCGATCACGGCGTCGACGCGATCGCGCGCGTCGTAGGTAAGACGGCGCGCAAGACGGGAAAAAACGGGCACGCACCGCGGGCGAATTACGCCTATTTCGTCGACGGAATGCCGCATAACTTGAGCATCGATCTCTCCGATCATGAATATAACGAACTGCGGATGGGGACCGAACTGAAGGTGGCCTATCTGCCGGAGAAGCCCGGCGTGGCGAAGCCCCGCGCGACGCTCGATGGAGGAGGCACTTATGCGTCGGAAGCGATCGGGCTGTGGGTCGTGGCCGGTGTCGTAGCTTTGATTGTTTTAGGTGGCTTGATCTATGCCGAGCGGCTTCGTTCGCGACGACTCGCCCTCGCTCGCGACGGCACGGCGATCGCCGCCTCGACGCTCGACATCGCCCGAGTGTCGCTCAAGAAGAACAACACGCAATGGAAGATCGCTTATACGTTCGAGCATCAAGGGGAGACGCTGGAAGGGAAGGCGACGCTGGAGCAGAAGGTCGTTCAGCCGCTGCTGACCGTAACCAACCCCGGCGCAACCGTGCTCTACGACCCTTACGACCCGCGACGCCACGAGCTGTATCTCGGGGTACAGCAATCGGTGACCGTCTTGAAGCGCGACCAGGGCATGTCGGGCTACGGAAACGGTTGACATCGGCAGAGCTCGCGGACCTGCGCAAGAGTGCCCGTTCGTCGGAGCGAGGACCGCGCCTCATGATTCTCCACGTCGACATGGACGCCTTTTACGCTTCGGTCGAAGAGCGCGACGATCCGTCGCTCGTCGGCAAGCCGGTCGTCGTCGGAGGGACGGCGGAAGGGCGCGGCGTCGTCGCGGCGGCCAACTACGAAGCGCGGAAATACGGCGTGCATAGCGCGATGGCGTCGTCCGTTGCGCGGCGGCTCTGTCCGCATGCGGTTACTTTGAAGCCGCGCATGGATCGCTACGCCGCGGAGTCGCGGAAGATTCGGACGATCTTCGAGCAATTTACGCCGCTGGTCGAGCCGTTGTCGCTCGACGAGGCGTTTCTCGACGTCACCGGCAGCGAATCGATCTTCGGTTCCTCGGCCGAGATCGGGCGGCAAATCAAACGCCGCATTCGCGCAGAGCTTGGGCTCGTCGCGTCGGTCGGCACGGCGCCGAATAAGTTTCTCGCGAAGATCGCGAGCGACGTCGGCAAGCCCGACGGGTTCGTGGAAGTCCATGCCGCCGGCGTGCAGGAGTTTCTCGATCCGCTTCCGGTCGGTCGGTTGTGGGGCGTGGGGAAGGTGACGGGGCAAGCGTTCGAGAAGATCGGCATTCGGACGATCGGACAACTCCGCTTGCTGTCGGCCGACTCGTTGACCACGCTGTTCGGATCGGCCGGCGAACACTATCGCCGCCTCGCGCACGGGATCGACGATCGGCGCGTCGTGCCGGACAGGGAAGCGAAATCGATCTCGAACGAAACGACCTTCGCCGCGGACATCGCCGAAATGGAACTGCTGCGGGCGTGGCTCGTCGAGCTCGTCGAACAGACGGCCCGACGTTTGCGCAGGCACTCGCTGAAAGGACGAACCGTCGATCTCAAGGTCCGGTTCGCCGACTTCAAGACGATCTCGCGCTCCGTCACGTTGCCGCAACCGACGAACATCACGCAAGAACTGCTCGACGCAGGCCTGGCACTGCTCACCGAACGCTTGCCGCCGCGGCACTTGCCCGTCCGGCTGCTCGGCTTCGGCGTGACCGGCTTCGACCATTCGGGCAGTTCGCAACGACAACTGTTCGACGAGCCGGATCGAGAGCGGCTGAAAAGTTTAGACCGGGTGGCGGACCAAATCGCGGCGAAGTTCGGCTCGGCGGCGCTGCGCCGCGGCACGCGCCCGAGCGACGAGTAAGCGCGCTCCCGACCACGAACTACGAACCAAGAACCACGAACGAGAATCGTCATGCAGATTTGGGTCGATGCCGATGCTTGCCCGACGATGATCAAGGAGTTGTTGTATCGCGCCGTGAAGCGGACGAAGGTGAAGCTGACGCTCGTCGCGAATCAATCGCTGCGGACGCCGAAGTCGGAATTCATCGACACGATTCTCGTGCCGTCGGGGATGAACATCGCCGATCGGAAGATCGTCGAACTCGTCGGACCCGGCGACTTGGTCATCACGGCCGACATTCCGCTCGCGGCCGATGTCGTCGCTAAGGGAGGCTTGGCGCTCGATCCGCGCGGCGAGCTTTACAGCGATGCGAACGTCGGGCAGCGCGTCGCGGTGCGGAATCTGTTCGATGGGCTGCGCGGCGAAGGGCAAATCATGGGAGGCCCTGCCAACTACACGTTGAAGGATCGACAGGCGTTCGCGAACCAACTGGACCGTTGGCTTGCGAAAGTTCCGAAGAGCTGAACTCGTCGGCAGGCTTAGTCGACGACCGTGAGGTTCGTTTCGGCGACGATGCGGCCTTCCCCTTCGCCATGCGTCGCGCGGACCATGAGCGGCATGTTGAACGGCCCGGCACCCCCGGCGAAACGGAGCTTGAGCACGGCGTCGTTCTCGCCGGCCGGCACGACGAACGGCTCCGACGTCAGGCCCATGATGTGCGGCGGCGGCAGGAGCTCGACTCGGATCGGGCCGTTGAGCCCGGCATCGCGATCGATCTTTACGTGGATTTCGGCCGGCATTTCCGAGGTCGGCACGATCGTCTCGGGCGTGAGCGTGAGGTTCATCCGGCCCGGCGCGATGATCAGCGAAAGCTGCTCGTTCTGATGCTGCGACGTAAAGCTCACTTTGTGCTTGCGACCGGTGCCGTCGTCGACGATGCCGACCAGCGTGACGACGCTCCGACTTGTGCGCGCGAGCTCCATCCACGGCGGAAGATAAACGGCATAGTCGAACGAGTCGACTCCCGGAGCGATCGTCATCTTGCGGCCTTGCACACCTTGCAGGTGCCGCATTTGTTTCTCGGCCAAGGCGACTTCGAGCGGGCCGGTGTAGCCGTTGCGCTCGATGTTGAAACGCTTGATGAACACGCTGCCGCGCGTGGCGAACGGCAAGCCGAACACGGCGACCGACTTGAACGGCGTCGGAATGCCGACGGCGAGCATGAGCCGCTGCTCGGCTGGATCGCCGAACTTCGTGGCGATGACGCGCGGGCCGGGTTGTTTGTTTTGCGGCGGTGCGATCTCCAGCGTAGCGACGGCCGTCTTCTCGACCCCTTCGTTTTCGACGACCATCTTTCCCTTTTCCAGCTTCTCGACGCGGCCGATCCTCGCCTTGCCTCGGATTAGAACGTTGCCGAGCTCGATCGGGGCCGCTTCCGCCGCTTGAAACGTGAGGTCGAGATCGTTGCGGCCTTTCGGGATCTGCTTCGCCGAAGCGGTGATGCCGACGGGTAGCCCCTCGAACTCGAGATCGACGGCCTCGGCGAAGCCACCCAAGCGTTCGAGCTTGAGCTTGAGCCTGCCCGACGCTCCGCGCAGCGCCGTGACGACATCGCTGCCGAACGTGAGTTGAAAGTCGGGAGCGGCGGCGGTGGTAACGTAGAGCCGATAGCCGAACTCCGGGCCGCCGCGCTGCGCCGAGCGTTCTTGAATCCGAACGCGGTACGTGCCGTCGGCCGGAGGGACGAAGCGAAGTTTGGAATCGGAATCGTTGCCGCTGAGGTCGTCGTTTTCGATCACGAGCTTGCCGGTTTCATCTTCGACCGTCAACACGGAATCGAGCGCCGAACCGAGTCGGCCGGCGCGGACTTCAAGATCGAGCGGCTCGGCCTTTTTGGCATCGAGCAGCCAGTAGTCGATGTCTCCCGGCGCGGCGATCCGTCCGTTGGCGACGGTCGGTGCGCTTAGCTTCGGCTGGCTCGACTTCCCTTGGTCGTTCGGTTCCGCCTCCCGTCGTTCTTCGTACATCGAGGTCTCGAACACGAGCGGATTCGTCACGGCGCCGGCGACGGCAAACGTGCCGTGAAACGCCACGCCGGCCTCGGCCGGAATCTTGAGCGGTTGAGCGACGCTGGGGACATTCACACCGACGAGTTCGATGTCGGTCGTCGCGCCCCGTTTGCCGCCGAGCGGGTACGTGCTGAAAACGTGCGGACGATCCGAGATGGTGAGGCGATAGACGTGCGTTTGCAGACCGAGATACGCGGCGTCGTAGATGCGGGCACGATAGGTTCCGTCGGCAGGGGGCGTGAAGACGATCAGCGGGTCTTCGTCGAAGTGATCGCCGGAGAGAGCCAGTCGGCGACCCGTGGCGTCGATGATCTCAAGCTGAGCGTCGAGCGGCGAGCCGATCCGCGCGGCGTTGACTTCGACCCGAACGGCGCGCCCTTTCTTGGCCGTGAACGACCACTCGTCGATGTCTTCGCGCGGGAAGACGCGACCGTTGATCGTCACAGGCATCGTGACGGCGACCGGGATCGGCGCGCCGTCGATCTCTTGCTCGATCACTTCCGGCTCGTCGCCGACGACGAAGCGCATCGCCGAAGTAATTCCTTGGCTGGAGGAGACCCGCCAGAGTCGCTCACCGACGGCGGCGTCTTTCGCGATCGGAAGCTTCGCGGCATACTCGCTCGGGTAATCTTCCTGACGTTGCGAATCGGGGAGCGGAATCACCGGCCCTTCGAACCAAATTCCCTTCGTGCGGCGGATCACGGTCGGAGCGGCGATGCCCGAGCCTTGCCAATGGAGCGGGCATTCGTCGTGCAGGTTCATGCCGCCGATGCGGACGTCGACCGTCGTGCCGCGCTGCCCACCGGCCGGGAAGATATATAGGGCCGCAGGCTCATCGGCGCGAAGCGACGAGGCGGTGCAGCAGAGGGCCGCTGCGATCACGAGAGTCCACTGGGCACGAACCATGACCGAAAATCTCCGCGAACACGAATGCTCAGACCACTTGCTCAGACCACTGACTACCGACCACTTTCCTCAACTACATCAACGGCGTAATCGGCTTACCGCTGTTGACGATCTTAATCGGCCGACCTTCGGGCGTATGGAACTCCGCTTCCGGATCGATGCCCATCAGGGTGCAGATCGTCGCCCCGAGGTCTTCCGGGCCGTGCGGCAGATCGGCCGGCTTCTCGGCGCGCGAGTCGCTTTTGCCTTCGACCCGCCCTCCCTTGATGCCGCCGCCGGCCATCATGACGGTATACACCGGGCCCCAGTGATCGCGTCCGGCGTTCTTGTTGATGCGCGGAGTCCGGCCGAACTCGCCGCTGATGACGACGAGGGTCGAATCCAACAGGCCGCGCGTCGCGAGGTCTTCGAGCAGCGTGCTGAGCGCGGAGTCGAGCTTCGGCAGCAGGTCGGTTTTGAGGACGTTGAAGTTGTTGTCGTGCGTGTCCCAGTTGTGATGGTCGATCGTCACGCAGCGAACGCCTGCCTCGACGAGCCGACGAGCCATGAGGCACGATTGGCCGAGAGTATGGCGACCGTAAGCATCGCGCAACGCGGCCGGCTCGGCATGAATGTCGAACGCTTGCTTCGCGGCCGGCGAGGTCATGAGATCGAACGCCCGGCGACGGAACTCGCTCGTCGCGCCGGCTTGGGCATTCGCGCGGACTTCGCCCGCTTTCTGGAAACGGTCGATCTTCGCCAGCATGGCGTGCCGAGCTTCGAGGCGGTCGGCGGCGATGTTCAGCGGCGGCACCACGTCGGGCACGGAGAAGCGCGGAGCGCTCGGATCGGCTTCGATCGTGAACGGAGCGGCCGAAGCGCCGAGGTAGGCCGAGCCGCCGCTCGCCGCTGCGCGCGGCAAGCAGACATACGGCGGCACCGAGCCGCGGGCACCCAGACTTTGCGCAACAATCGAACCGAACGACGGGAAGTGGTTGTTCGGGCTAAGGCCGCCGTTGAAGCCGGCTTGCGGGAAGTAGCCGGTGAGCATGTAGTGATCGGCCGCGCCGTGGTCGCTGCTCTTTTGGTTGAATGAGCGGATCAGCGCGAGCTTGTCCATCTGCTTCGAGATGCGAGGAATATGCTCGCCGACTTGAATGCCCGGCACGTTGGAGTCGATCGGGCGGAAGTCGCCGGCGAATTCGCTCGGAGCGTTCGGCTTCATGTCGAACGTGTCGATCGTGCTTAAGCCCCCTTTGAGAAACACGTAGATGAACGACTTCGCCTTGGCGCGACGTTGTCCTTCCGTGCCCGACTTCGCTTCCGCCGCGAGCAGGCCGGACAACGTCATCGGCATGCCTACGAGGCTCGCGGCACCGATACGCAAAACATCGCGGCGAGCGATTCCATCGCAAAATTGACGATTCATAGGAACCAAATCCGTGTTCGAGATTTCGTGCAGGGCAGGTGTACTAAGAGCGCGTGTTCTAAGCAGGCTTCCGGCGGCATCAATGGTTGAAAGTAAATTCGAGCGTGTTCAGCAAACTCCAAGCGAGATCTTCGACCGACTCTTGCCGCTTGACGTTCGGCCGACGGAAGAAGTCGAGAGCCGCACGGCGTTCGTCTTCGCTGGGGTAGCGGGCATAGAAGGTCAGGTAGAGCTCGTCGACCAGTTGCTTGTCGTCGCTGATCGTAGCGACGAGGTGCTTGATCCGGCCGCCGGCGTGGTCGAGCTTCTGCTCGATCTCCGGAGAGTTCATCAGGTGCAATACTTGCGACACATTCGGAGCGACGCTCCGTTCGCACGAGCAAGCGGTAGCTCGCAACGGGCGGCCGAAGATGCGGAGGAAGTAGTGCGCTGCGCGGCTATCCCAAAGCTGGATGGCTCGGCTTCCTTGCGGAGTGCCGGCGAATTTCTCGGGGACACCGGTCGTCTGACAAACGGCGTCGAGCAGCACTTCGGCCGGCATCCGTTTGAAGAGAGCCCGCGAGTAGTTCTGCTCGTCGCGCTCGTTGCCGGCGCTCGGTTCGGTCGAACGTTGATAGGTGGCCGAAGCGATGATGACGCGCATCAGTTGGCGCACGTCGAACTGATGGCTCGACAGGTGCTCGGCCAGCGCGGCGAGAAGTTCCGGATTGCTCGGCGGGTTCGTCGCCCGGACGTCGTCGACCGGCTCGACGAGTCCTCGGCCGAGGAAGTGAGCCCAGAGGCGGTTCGATAAGTTGCGGGCGAACCAAGGGTTGTCGCGCTTCGTCATCCAGTCGGCGAGCCCGACGCGGCGGTCTTCCAGCAGCTTCGCGGCCTTGGCTTGCGCGACGAGCGGGTCGACGGGAGCGGCAGGCGTTGCGGCGTCGGCCTTCGATTCGACGAGCGGCAGAGGCTCGCCGAGCGCGTGCGCCGGAACAACTTCACCCGTGCGCGGGTGCTTCGTCTCGGGGTTGCCGCGGGCGGCGAGTGCAAGGCCGCGCGGCGTCGGCTTCTGTGTGAGCTGCGCGAAGTACGCCGTCATGCCGTAATAGTCGGTTTGGCTCCAGCGATCGTGCGGATGGTGGTGGCAGTCCGCGCACGCGATACGCATCCCGAGAAACACTTGCGACACGGTGCTGGCCCGATCGCCCGGACGTTTGACGACTTGGTAGAACGCCCCTTGCGGCTGTTCGGCCAACGGGCCGTCGGCGGTCAGCAACTCGCGCGCGAATTGATCGAACGGTTTGTTGTCGGCGAAGCTGGAGCGGATCCACTCGTAGTAATCGTGCGCCGGCTTGTGGCCGAGCGTTTCTCGATCGACCCGCAGCAAGTCGGACCACTGGAGAGCCCAGAAGTCGGCGAACTCCGGCCGCTCGAACAATTCCTCGACCCAACGGGCTCGCTTATCGGGACGTGTGTCGGCGAGGAACAGTCGGGCTTCTTCCGCGGTCGGCAACGTGCCGATCAGGTCGAGCGTGATGCGGCGCAGATAGGTGGCGTCGTCGCAGTTGCCGGCCGCCGAGATGTTCAGCCGTTGAAGCTTCGCATTGACGAGCTCGTCGATGAAATTATTGGCCGATGGTTTGGTTGCGCTGCTTTGCGGCAGCGGGGCTTGCGGCACCAGCGCCGAGAAGACGTCGACCTGTCCGTTGTAAGCGGCCATCACGGCGGCTTGGCCCGGCACGTCGCCGATCGAGACCACGCCGGCTTCGTCGACCGTCGCGACCGCCTCGTTGTTCGATTGGTAGCGGGCCAGCTCGGTGACGTCTTCTTCGCGGCCGTCGGTATAGCGAACGACGACCCGCAACGGTTGCTTAGCGCGCGGCTCGAGCAGGCGCTCCTTAGGCTCGAGCCGAATCGAGGCGACTTTAGGATCGTCCGAAGTGCCGAACGGGATGCCGGCCGCGATCCAATCGCGAAGCACCTTATACTCCCGCGATCCGACCGGGATGCGCACGCCGCCGCCGTGAGGCACGGCGCCGCTGGCTTTCGTGAGCAGAAGGCTCTTGTCGGGATCGGCGAGGAAGAGCCTGCGACCACGACCTTCTTTCGAGAGGGCGTCGTAGTCGGCCTGCGCATCGAAACCGAAGACGCTGAGCTTAAAGCCGTTCTGGCCTTCGGCTTTCCCATGGCAACCGGAGTAGTTGCAGGAGTAGCGCGACAGGATGGGAGTGATGTCGTTTTCGAAGTTGAAGCGACGAGCAACCGGAGCGTTCGGCAAGGCGGCTTCGATGTGCGAGGTCGCAAGCAAGGCCACGACACCGCAAAGCATAGCGAGGGTGTTGGGAGTGCCGACCGATAGCATGCGACGGAAGCGCATGGCGAGACGGCGAAGTTCGACGACGGAAGGCATGGGCGATCTCAATCGGCGAGGCAGGAGGGAGGCGAGCGGCAGGGTGGGCGCAGAGGGATGCGCCGAGTCTGGGGTAGGAAAAATCTATCAGCGCTAGTTTATGTTGTTTAAGAGGGGGAAAACAAGTCTATTTCAGTGCGAATGACCGCATGCCGGCTGCTATCTGCACTCACTTTCTTAGATGGTTTTCCGGAATAGACCTTCTCCTAGAATAAATGTCGGCGATACGGCGAGCGGAAAGTCTTCAATTTCGCCCGGGCCGGCGTTCTC
Above is a window of Planctomycetia bacterium DNA encoding:
- a CDS encoding YaiI/YqxD family protein — its product is MQIWVDADACPTMIKELLYRAVKRTKVKLTLVANQSLRTPKSEFIDTILVPSGMNIADRKIVELVGPGDLVITADIPLAADVVAKGGLALDPRGELYSDANVGQRVAVRNLFDGLRGEGQIMGGPANYTLKDRQAFANQLDRWLAKVPKS
- a CDS encoding DUF1549 and DUF1553 domain-containing protein, with amino-acid sequence MPSVVELRRLAMRFRRMLSVGTPNTLAMLCGVVALLATSHIEAALPNAPVARRFNFENDITPILSRYSCNYSGCHGKAEGQNGFKLSVFGFDAQADYDALSKEGRGRRLFLADPDKSLLLTKASGAVPHGGGVRIPVGSREYKVLRDWIAAGIPFGTSDDPKVASIRLEPKERLLEPRAKQPLRVVVRYTDGREEDVTELARYQSNNEAVATVDEAGVVSIGDVPGQAAVMAAYNGQVDVFSALVPQAPLPQSSATKPSANNFIDELVNAKLQRLNISAAGNCDDATYLRRITLDLIGTLPTAEEARLFLADTRPDKRARWVEELFERPEFADFWALQWSDLLRVDRETLGHKPAHDYYEWIRSSFADNKPFDQFARELLTADGPLAEQPQGAFYQVVKRPGDRASTVSQVFLGMRIACADCHHHPHDRWSQTDYYGMTAYFAQLTQKPTPRGLALAARGNPETKHPRTGEVVPAHALGEPLPLVESKADAATPAAPVDPLVAQAKAAKLLEDRRVGLADWMTKRDNPWFARNLSNRLWAHFLGRGLVEPVDDVRATNPPSNPELLAALAEHLSSHQFDVRQLMRVIIASATYQRSTEPSAGNERDEQNYSRALFKRMPAEVLLDAVCQTTGVPEKFAGTPQGSRAIQLWDSRAAHYFLRIFGRPLRATACSCERSVAPNVSQVLHLMNSPEIEQKLDHAGGRIKHLVATISDDKQLVDELYLTFYARYPSEDERRAALDFFRRPNVKRQESVEDLAWSLLNTLEFTFNH
- a CDS encoding DUF1501 domain-containing protein; the encoded protein is MNRQFCDGIARRDVLRIGAASLVGMPMTLSGLLAAEAKSGTEGQRRAKAKSFIYVFLKGGLSTIDTFDMKPNAPSEFAGDFRPIDSNVPGIQVGEHIPRISKQMDKLALIRSFNQKSSDHGAADHYMLTGYFPQAGFNGGLSPNNHFPSFGSIVAQSLGARGSVPPYVCLPRAAASGGSAYLGASAAPFTIEADPSAPRFSVPDVVPPLNIAADRLEARHAMLAKIDRFQKAGEVRANAQAGATSEFRRRAFDLMTSPAAKQAFDIHAEPAALRDAYGRHTLGQSCLMARRLVEAGVRCVTIDHHNWDTHDNNFNVLKTDLLPKLDSALSTLLEDLATRGLLDSTLVVISGEFGRTPRINKNAGRDHWGPVYTVMMAGGGIKGGRVEGKSDSRAEKPADLPHGPEDLGATICTLMGIDPEAEFHTPEGRPIKIVNSGKPITPLM
- a CDS encoding PPC domain-containing protein, which translates into the protein MVRAQWTLVIAAALCCTASSLRADEPAALYIFPAGGQRGTTVDVRIGGMNLHDECPLHWQGSGIAAPTVIRRTKGIWFEGPVIPLPDSQRQEDYPSEYAAKLPIAKDAAVGERLWRVSSSQGITSAMRFVVGDEPEVIEQEIDGAPIPVAVTMPVTINGRVFPREDIDEWSFTAKKGRAVRVEVNAARIGSPLDAQLEIIDATGRRLALSGDHFDEDPLIVFTPPADGTYRARIYDAAYLGLQTHVYRLTISDRPHVFSTYPLGGKRGATTDIELVGVNVPSVAQPLKIPAEAGVAFHGTFAVAGAVTNPLVFETSMYEERREAEPNDQGKSSQPKLSAPTVANGRIAAPGDIDYWLLDAKKAEPLDLEVRAGRLGSALDSVLTVEDETGKLVIENDDLSGNDSDSKLRFVPPADGTYRVRIQERSAQRGGPEFGYRLYVTTAAAPDFQLTFGSDVVTALRGASGRLKLKLERLGGFAEAVDLEFEGLPVGITASAKQIPKGRNDLDLTFQAAEAAPIELGNVLIRGKARIGRVEKLEKGKMVVENEGVEKTAVATLEIAPPQNKQPGPRVIATKFGDPAEQRLMLAVGIPTPFKSVAVFGLPFATRGSVFIKRFNIERNGYTGPLEVALAEKQMRHLQGVQGRKMTIAPGVDSFDYAVYLPPWMELARTSRSVVTLVGIVDDGTGRKHKVSFTSQHQNEQLSLIIAPGRMNLTLTPETIVPTSEMPAEIHVKIDRDAGLNGPIRVELLPPPHIMGLTSEPFVVPAGENDAVLKLRFAGGAGPFNMPLMVRATHGEGEGRIVAETNLTVVD